A single window of Solanum dulcamara chromosome 5, daSolDulc1.2, whole genome shotgun sequence DNA harbors:
- the LOC129890347 gene encoding methanol O-anthraniloyltransferase-like, with amino-acid sequence MAHMTMPISITHHKPKLIIPSIVTPHETKHLSEIDDQGSTRFHVPVIMFYKYNSLMEGKDPAKLIKDGLSKTLVFFYPLAGRLIEGPNKKLMVNCNSEGIMFIEADANVELDKLGDSIKPPCPYLEELLYNEPGSDGIIGCPLMLVQVTRFRCGGFVIGFKFNHTMMDAYGFKMFLNALSELIQGASAPSILPVWQRDVLSARSSPCITCTHHEFDEQIESRIAWESIEEKFIQQSFFFGNKEIEAIKNQVSSYCECTKFELLTAFLWKCRTIALDLHPEEIVHMTLLVNIRRNLPKFELPPGYYGNAFITPAAISKAGLLCSNSLTYAVKLIKELKDHMNEEYIKSLADLIVIKGRPELLKYWNFIISDNRSAGFDEFDFGFGKPIFGGVPKAISLISFGVPVKNDKGEKGILIAISLPPLAMKKFQEVVYKMTLRNVEGDNID; translated from the exons ATGGCACACATGACTATGCCAATTTCAATAACGCATCACAAGCCAAAATTAATAATACCTTCAATAGTAACACCCCATGAGACAAAACACCTTTCTGAAATAGATGATCAAGGGAGTACCCGTTTCCATGTTCCCGTAATAATGTTTTACAAATATAATTCATTAATGGAAGGTAAAGATCCAGCAAAACTTATCAAAGATGGATTGTCGAAAACGCTTGTGTTTTTCTATCCATTAGCTGGTAGACTCATTGAAGGGCCTAATAAGAAGCTTATGGTAAATTGTAATAGTGAAGGAATTATGTTTATTGAAGCTGATGCTAATGTGGAGCTTGACAAACTAGGTGACTCTATTAAACCACCATGTCCATACTTAGAAGAGCTACTATATAATGAGCCAGGATCTGATGGGATTATTGGTTGTCCATTGATGTTAGTTCAG GTGACTCGTTTTAGGTGTGGTGGATTTGTGATTGGATTCAAATTTAATCACACTATGATGGATGCTTATGGCTTCAAAATGTTTCTAAATGCATTAAGTGAATTGATTCAAGGAGCTTCTGCACCTTCCATACTACCTGTATGGCAAAGGGATGTCCTAAGTGCTAGATCATCACCATGCATTACATGTACTCACCACGAGTTTGATGAGCAAATTGAATCAAGAATTGCATGGGAATCTATTGAAGAAAAGTTCATACAACAATCATTTTTCTTTGGAAATAAGGAGATTGAAGCCATTAAAAATCAAGTTTCTTCATATTGTGAATGTACAAAATTCGAGTTATTAACGGCGTTTTTATGGAAATGTCGTACCATTGCTCTAGATTTGCACCCTGAAGAAATTGTTCATATGACGTTGCTTGTAAACATACGTAGAAATTTACCAAAATTTGAACTACCACCTGGATATTACGGGAATGCATTCATTACTCCAGCTGCAATATCAAAAGCAGGATTGTTGTGTTCAAATTCACTAACATATGCAGTTAAACTGATCAAGGAACTTAAAGATCATATGAATGAAGAGTACATTAAATCACTAGCAGATTTAATTGTTATTAAAGGGAGACCAGAGTTGTTAAAATATTGGAATTTTATTATCTCAGATAATAGGTCTGctggatttgatgaatttgaTTTTGGATTTGGAAAGCCCATTTTTGGTGGGGTTCCAAAAGCTATATCTTTAATTAGTTTTGGTGTGCCTGTTAAAAATGACAAGGGAGAAAAAGGTATTTTGATAGCTATAAGTTTGCCTCCTCTGGCCATGAAAAAATTTCAAGAGGTTGTTTAcaagatgactctaagaaaTGTGGAAGGAGATAATATAGATTGA